A region from the Variovorax paradoxus genome encodes:
- a CDS encoding TlyA family RNA methyltransferase encodes MRADQLLVERGLAASRSQAVRLIAGGMRWRDAGTADAWRAVVKNRDEVPEAAEVELDDAAEARYVSRGGLKLEGALAASGIDAAGKLCFDVGQSTGGFTDCLLQGGAAKVVGVDVGHGQLHAKLREDERVVAIEGVNARALSPDDLHEEGEEPSELRFDLIVGDLSFISLTLVLPAVVPFLAGDGHLLMLVKPQFELQPGQVGKGGIVRDPSMYAVVEKRLRDACEALELRVLQWFDSPIAGGDGNREFFIHAVRAEQDQANGS; translated from the coding sequence ATGCGCGCTGATCAATTGCTGGTGGAGCGCGGCCTCGCCGCGTCGCGTTCGCAGGCCGTGCGGCTGATTGCCGGCGGCATGCGCTGGCGCGATGCGGGTACCGCGGACGCGTGGCGCGCGGTCGTGAAGAACCGCGACGAGGTGCCCGAGGCCGCCGAGGTCGAACTCGACGATGCGGCCGAGGCGCGCTACGTCTCGCGCGGCGGGCTCAAGCTCGAAGGCGCGCTGGCGGCCAGCGGCATCGATGCCGCCGGCAAGCTGTGCTTCGACGTGGGCCAGTCGACCGGCGGCTTCACCGACTGCCTGCTGCAAGGCGGTGCCGCAAAGGTGGTGGGCGTCGATGTCGGCCATGGGCAGCTGCATGCGAAGTTGCGCGAGGACGAGCGCGTGGTGGCCATCGAAGGCGTCAATGCGCGTGCGCTGTCGCCGGACGATCTGCACGAAGAGGGCGAAGAGCCTTCCGAACTGCGCTTCGACCTGATCGTCGGCGACTTGTCGTTCATCTCGCTCACGCTGGTGCTGCCGGCCGTGGTGCCGTTCCTGGCCGGCGACGGCCACCTGCTGATGCTCGTCAAGCCGCAGTTCGAGCTGCAGCCGGGGCAGGTCGGCAAGGGCGGCATCGTGCGCGACCCGTCGATGTACGCGGTGGTCGAGAAGCGCCTGCGCGATGCCTGCGAGGCGCTCGAACTGCGCGTGCTGCAGTGGTTCGACAGCCCGATTGCCGGCGGCGACGGCAACCGCGAGTTTTTCATTCACGCCGTTCGCGCGGAGCAAGACCAGGCGAACGGTTCTTAA
- a CDS encoding peptide chain release factor 3: MSFLAETRRRRTFAIISHPDAGKTTLTEKLLLFSGAIQIAGSVKARKASRHATSDWMEIEKQRGISVASSVMQMLYRDHVINLLDTPGHKDFSEDTYRVLTAVDSALMVIDAANGVEAQTRRLIEVCRQRDTPIITFVNKMDREVREPLDILDEVERELGMPCVPMTWPVGQGKSFRGIMNLRTQTMTVFESGSERLPHDFETIALTERETLTKRFGVDFESAMDSMELATGASPTWDREAFLAGKQTPVFFGSGVNNFGVMEVLEALVDLAPSPQSRISTTMVNRQPVVKEIQPEDKDFAGVVFKVQANMDANHRDRIAFVRMASGKYTPGMKLKVQRTSKELRPTSVVTFMSQRREAVEEAYAGDIVGFTTHGGVQLGDTITDGASLQFTGLPFFAPELFMTVILKNPLRTKQLQQGLAQLGEEGAIQVFRPEVGGPMLLGAVGQLQFEVVQHRLKAEYDADVRLEGCQYTGARWITADSPAELREFVNAYPVRMAKDAADTLAFLCTSPYDVRLAQERFPKIHFHPLREHAGLALQSAG; this comes from the coding sequence TTGTCTTTTCTCGCCGAAACCCGCCGCCGTCGCACCTTCGCGATCATTTCCCACCCTGACGCCGGCAAGACCACGCTGACCGAGAAGCTGCTGCTTTTCTCCGGCGCGATCCAGATCGCCGGTTCGGTGAAGGCGCGCAAGGCCTCGCGCCACGCCACGTCCGACTGGATGGAAATCGAAAAGCAGCGGGGCATCTCGGTGGCCTCGTCGGTCATGCAGATGCTGTACCGCGACCACGTGATCAACCTGCTCGACACGCCCGGCCACAAGGACTTTTCGGAAGACACCTACCGCGTGCTCACGGCCGTGGACTCCGCGCTGATGGTGATCGACGCGGCCAATGGCGTGGAAGCGCAGACGCGCCGGCTGATCGAGGTCTGCCGCCAGCGCGACACGCCCATCATCACCTTCGTCAACAAGATGGACCGCGAAGTGCGCGAGCCGCTCGACATCCTCGACGAGGTGGAGCGCGAGCTCGGCATGCCCTGCGTGCCGATGACCTGGCCCGTGGGCCAGGGCAAGAGCTTTCGCGGGATCATGAACCTGCGCACGCAGACGATGACGGTGTTCGAATCGGGCAGCGAGCGGCTGCCGCACGACTTCGAGACCATTGCGCTCACGGAACGCGAAACGCTCACCAAACGCTTCGGCGTCGACTTCGAATCGGCCATGGACAGCATGGAGCTGGCCACCGGCGCCTCGCCGACCTGGGACCGCGAAGCCTTCCTCGCCGGCAAGCAGACGCCGGTGTTCTTCGGCTCCGGCGTGAACAACTTCGGCGTGATGGAAGTGCTCGAGGCGCTGGTCGACCTCGCGCCCTCGCCGCAGTCGCGCATCAGCACCACCATGGTCAACCGCCAGCCGGTGGTGAAGGAGATCCAGCCCGAGGACAAGGACTTCGCGGGCGTGGTTTTCAAGGTGCAGGCCAACATGGACGCCAACCACCGCGACCGCATCGCCTTCGTGCGCATGGCCTCGGGCAAGTACACGCCGGGCATGAAGCTCAAGGTGCAGCGCACGTCGAAGGAACTGCGCCCCACCAGCGTCGTCACCTTCATGAGCCAGCGCCGCGAGGCGGTCGAAGAAGCCTACGCGGGCGACATCGTGGGCTTCACCACCCATGGCGGCGTGCAGCTGGGCGACACCATCACCGACGGCGCGAGCCTGCAGTTCACCGGGCTGCCCTTTTTCGCGCCCGAGCTGTTCATGACGGTGATCCTCAAGAACCCGCTGCGCACCAAGCAGTTGCAGCAGGGCCTGGCCCAGCTCGGTGAAGAAGGCGCGATCCAGGTATTCCGCCCCGAAGTCGGTGGGCCGATGCTGCTGGGTGCTGTGGGGCAGTTGCAGTTCGAGGTGGTGCAGCACCGCCTGAAGGCCGAGTACGACGCCGACGTGCGGCTCGAAGGCTGCCAGTACACCGGCGCGCGCTGGATCACGGCCGATTCGCCGGCCGAGCTGCGCGAATTCGTCAACGCCTACCCGGTGCGCATGGCGAAGGACGCGGCCGACACGCTGGCCTTCCTGTGCACCTCGCCGTACGACGTGCGGCTGGCGCAGGAGCGCTTTCCGAAGATCCACTTCCATCCGCTGCGGGAGCACGCGGGGCTGGCGCTGCAGAGCGCGGGCTGA
- a CDS encoding ABC transporter permease, with protein sequence MGSLALFFRLMAASIGGQARYPASALLLTLGQFLGTGIELVAVWALFHRFGEVQGWAIGEVALFYGLVNCMFAIADALGRGFDVLGTEFLRTGTFDRLLLRPRPLALQLMGHDVRISRLGRLLQGVSVLAFATVQAHIAWTPGAVVLALFALAGGIALFLGILVLQGTLSFWTVESLEIANVLTYGGVQAAQYPLALYAQWFRRVLTFIVPLACVAYYPALAILGKPDPLGAPAWLGMVSPLAGFAFLAAAFGAWRLGLRRYASTGS encoded by the coding sequence GTGGGATCGCTCGCCCTTTTCTTCCGCCTCATGGCCGCCTCGATCGGCGGCCAGGCGAGGTACCCCGCGTCGGCCCTGCTGCTGACCCTGGGCCAGTTCCTGGGCACAGGCATCGAGTTGGTCGCCGTCTGGGCGCTGTTCCACCGTTTCGGCGAGGTACAGGGCTGGGCCATCGGCGAAGTGGCGTTGTTCTACGGCCTGGTCAACTGCATGTTCGCGATTGCCGACGCGCTGGGGCGCGGCTTCGACGTGCTCGGCACCGAATTCCTGCGCACCGGCACCTTCGACCGGCTGCTGCTGCGCCCGCGCCCGCTCGCGTTGCAACTCATGGGCCACGACGTGCGCATCAGCCGCCTGGGCCGGCTGCTGCAGGGTGTGAGCGTGCTGGCGTTTGCGACCGTTCAGGCCCACATCGCGTGGACACCGGGCGCCGTGGTGCTCGCCCTGTTCGCGCTGGCCGGCGGCATCGCGCTCTTCCTCGGCATCCTGGTGCTGCAGGGTACGCTGTCGTTCTGGACCGTCGAAAGCCTGGAGATCGCCAACGTGCTCACCTACGGCGGCGTGCAGGCGGCGCAGTATCCGCTGGCGCTCTATGCGCAGTGGTTCCGCCGCGTGCTGACCTTCATCGTGCCGCTGGCCTGCGTGGCGTATTACCCCGCGCTCGCGATCCTCGGCAAGCCCGACCCGCTGGGCGCGCCGGCTTGGCTGGGCATGGTGTCGCCGCTCGCGGGCTTCGCGTTCCTCGCGGCGGCGTTCGGCGCATGGCGCCTCGGGCTGCGCCGCTACGCTTCGACCGGGAGCTGA
- the ahcY gene encoding adenosylhomocysteinase, with product MSAVLKPTPVSSADQAIADLSLAAWGRKEIRIAETEMPGLMAIREEFSKAQPLKGARITGSLHMTIQTAVLIETLQALGATVRWASCNIFSTQDHAAAAIAAAGTPVFAIKGESLKDYWDYTHAIFDFGPKGSQGEGPNMILDDGGDATLLMHLGQRAEKDLGVLAKPTSEEERILYAAIKAKLAVDPTWYTRKSAEIIGVTEETTTGVHRLNEMSAKGTLLFRAINVNDSVTKSKFDNLYGCRESLVDGIKRATDVMIAGKVACVAGYGDVGKGSAQALRALSAQVWVTEIDPINALQAAMEGYKVVTMEYAADKADIFVTTTGNKDVITHDIMAKMKDQAIVCNIGHFDNEIDVASIEKYEWEEIKPQVDHITFPDGKKIILLAKGRLVNLGCGTGHPSFVMSSSFANQTIAQIELFTKPDVYQAGKVYVLPKHLDEKVARLHLKKVGAMLTELTDEQAAYIGVDKAGPYKADTYRY from the coding sequence ATGAGCGCTGTTCTCAAGCCCACCCCCGTTTCTTCCGCCGACCAGGCGATTGCCGACCTTTCGCTGGCCGCCTGGGGCCGCAAGGAAATCCGCATTGCGGAAACCGAAATGCCCGGCCTCATGGCCATCCGCGAGGAGTTCTCGAAGGCGCAGCCGCTCAAGGGCGCGCGCATCACGGGCTCGCTGCACATGACGATCCAGACGGCGGTGCTGATCGAAACGCTGCAGGCACTGGGCGCCACCGTGCGCTGGGCCTCGTGCAACATCTTCTCGACGCAGGACCACGCCGCCGCCGCGATTGCCGCCGCCGGCACGCCGGTGTTCGCGATCAAGGGCGAGTCGCTGAAGGACTACTGGGACTACACCCATGCCATCTTCGACTTCGGCCCCAAGGGTTCGCAGGGCGAAGGCCCGAACATGATCCTGGACGACGGCGGCGACGCCACGCTGCTGATGCACCTGGGCCAGCGCGCCGAGAAGGACCTGGGCGTGCTCGCCAAGCCCACCAGCGAAGAAGAGCGCATTCTCTACGCGGCCATCAAGGCCAAGCTGGCGGTCGATCCGACCTGGTACACCCGCAAGTCGGCCGAGATCATCGGCGTGACCGAGGAAACGACCACCGGCGTGCACCGCCTGAACGAGATGAGCGCCAAGGGCACGCTGCTGTTCCGCGCCATCAACGTGAATGATTCGGTCACCAAGAGCAAGTTCGACAACCTGTACGGCTGCCGCGAATCGCTGGTGGACGGCATCAAGCGCGCAACCGACGTCATGATCGCCGGCAAGGTGGCCTGCGTGGCCGGCTACGGCGACGTGGGCAAGGGCTCGGCCCAGGCGCTGCGCGCACTGAGCGCGCAGGTGTGGGTCACCGAGATCGACCCCATCAACGCGCTTCAGGCCGCGATGGAAGGCTACAAGGTCGTCACGATGGAATATGCCGCCGACAAGGCCGACATCTTCGTGACCACCACCGGCAACAAGGACGTCATCACGCACGACATCATGGCGAAGATGAAGGACCAGGCCATCGTCTGCAACATCGGCCACTTCGACAACGAGATCGACGTCGCGTCGATCGAGAAGTACGAGTGGGAAGAGATCAAGCCGCAGGTCGACCACATCACCTTCCCGGACGGCAAGAAGATCATCCTGCTGGCCAAGGGCCGCCTCGTGAACCTGGGCTGCGGCACGGGCCATCCGAGCTTCGTGATGTCGTCCTCGTTCGCGAACCAGACCATTGCCCAGATCGAGCTGTTCACCAAGCCCGATGTCTACCAGGCCGGCAAGGTCTACGTGCTGCCCAAGCACCTCGACGAGAAGGTTGCGCGCCTGCACCTGAAGAAGGTCGGCGCGATGCTCACCGAACTGACGGACGAGCAGGCCGCCTACATCGGCGTCGACAAGGCGGGTCCGTACAAGGCGGACACGTACCGGTACTGA
- the phaP gene encoding TIGR01841 family phasin (Members of this family are phasins (small proteins associated with inclusions such as PHA granules). Note that several different families of phasins have been named PhaP despite very little sequence similarity to each other.), protein MATAKKADAKKTTASSSSTKAAPDAADMLNPMKNLKAMTDRLQELNLTGGASKLLESGQKDLQALVQANEKSYQGLQTVVQRQTEMIKSAIAEWQTAAKEMPGKDAKANLAKLDELGRQSFQRAIDDIKELANLAAKSQADAFELVRQRIQANVDEVTKMLQRK, encoded by the coding sequence ATGGCCACTGCCAAGAAAGCCGACGCGAAGAAGACCACTGCCAGCAGCAGCAGCACCAAGGCGGCTCCCGATGCCGCCGACATGCTCAACCCCATGAAGAACCTCAAGGCCATGACCGACCGCCTGCAGGAACTCAACCTGACCGGCGGCGCGAGCAAGCTGCTCGAGAGCGGGCAGAAGGACCTCCAGGCGCTGGTGCAGGCGAACGAAAAGTCCTACCAGGGCCTGCAGACCGTGGTGCAGCGTCAGACGGAAATGATCAAGAGCGCCATCGCCGAATGGCAGACGGCCGCCAAGGAAATGCCGGGCAAGGATGCCAAGGCAAACCTCGCCAAGCTCGACGAGCTCGGCCGCCAGTCGTTCCAGCGCGCCATCGACGACATCAAGGAACTGGCCAACCTGGCCGCCAAGTCGCAGGCCGATGCGTTCGAGCTGGTGCGCCAGCGCATCCAGGCCAATGTGGATGAAGTGACGAAGATGCTGCAGCGCAAGTAA
- a CDS encoding ABC transporter permease, which yields MQMLQYRTAALAGFATQCWWGGIKVMVFAAFYGGSAVAGAASPMSLAQAITYTWLAQGLLVLLPWLADPEVAQAVRTGAVAYDRLRPVDAYVLWFARSAGWIAARLLPRAALMAAFAAVALPLAGLGEWAWQLPASAAAGMAFLLSAGLALLLSTAMVMLLNVAATAALNERGISAVVTPVVIVFSGNLLPLALLPDGWQTALLVQPLAGLFDIPARLYFGQLSGWHALVGLGLQCFWIGLLAASGHLAMGRTMRSLQVQGG from the coding sequence ATGCAGATGCTGCAGTACCGCACCGCGGCGCTCGCCGGCTTTGCCACGCAGTGCTGGTGGGGCGGCATCAAGGTGATGGTGTTCGCGGCGTTCTACGGCGGCAGCGCCGTCGCGGGCGCGGCTTCGCCGATGTCGCTCGCCCAGGCCATCACCTACACCTGGCTCGCGCAAGGCCTGCTGGTGCTGCTGCCCTGGCTCGCTGACCCCGAGGTGGCGCAGGCCGTGCGCACCGGCGCGGTCGCCTACGACCGTCTGCGACCGGTGGATGCGTATGTGCTGTGGTTCGCGCGCAGCGCCGGCTGGATCGCGGCGCGGCTGTTGCCGCGCGCGGCGCTGATGGCGGCCTTCGCGGCGGTTGCGCTGCCGCTGGCGGGACTGGGCGAGTGGGCCTGGCAACTGCCCGCGAGCGCGGCGGCCGGCATGGCGTTCCTGCTGTCCGCGGGGCTCGCGCTGCTGCTGTCGACCGCGATGGTGATGCTGCTCAACGTGGCGGCCACGGCGGCACTCAACGAGCGCGGCATCAGCGCGGTGGTCACCCCCGTGGTGATCGTGTTCTCGGGCAACCTGCTGCCGCTGGCGCTGCTGCCCGACGGCTGGCAGACCGCGCTGCTGGTGCAACCGCTGGCGGGGCTGTTCGACATTCCGGCGCGGCTGTACTTCGGGCAGCTGAGCGGCTGGCATGCGCTGGTCGGGCTGGGGCTGCAGTGCTTCTGGATCGGCTTGCTGGCCGCATCCGGCCACCTGGCCATGGGGCGCACGATGCGCAGTCTGCAGGTGCAGGGTGGCTGA
- a CDS encoding ABC transporter ATP-binding protein: MSHILVDHLLKSYRISERDPGVMGALRGLVQRRHRTVQALSGVSFSLERGELLGFIGPNGAGKSTTIKILAGILRADGGRVEIDGRDPFADRERHVARIGVVFGQRTQLWWDLPVGDGFDLLRDIYRVDPQRYRRTRDELVALLHLERVLGQPVRQLSLGQRMRAEIAAALLHEPDILFLDEPTIGLDAPSKLAVRDFVRRANRERGTTVLLTTHDMHDIEALAQRVIVIGHGRVLADSPVEALRAQVMAERRLVVDFAQEAALPEQVQGATVHARDGQTLVLDFDPAVTSAPALIARIAAEHAVEDIRLEGMAIEAVIARFYAMHGAAEA; this comes from the coding sequence ATGTCCCACATCCTCGTCGACCACCTCCTCAAGAGCTACCGCATCTCCGAGCGCGACCCGGGCGTGATGGGCGCGCTGCGCGGGCTCGTGCAGCGCCGCCATCGCACGGTGCAGGCGCTGTCGGGCGTATCGTTCTCGCTCGAGCGCGGCGAGCTGCTGGGCTTCATCGGCCCGAACGGCGCGGGCAAGTCGACCACCATCAAGATCCTCGCGGGCATCCTGCGCGCCGACGGCGGGCGCGTGGAGATCGACGGGCGTGATCCCTTCGCGGACCGCGAGCGGCATGTGGCGCGCATCGGCGTGGTCTTCGGCCAGCGCACGCAGTTGTGGTGGGACCTGCCGGTGGGCGACGGCTTCGACCTGCTGCGCGACATCTACCGCGTCGATCCGCAGCGCTATCGCAGGACGCGCGACGAACTGGTCGCGCTGCTGCACCTGGAGCGCGTGCTGGGCCAGCCGGTGCGGCAGCTCTCGCTGGGCCAGCGCATGCGCGCCGAGATCGCGGCGGCGCTGCTGCACGAGCCCGACATCCTGTTCCTCGACGAGCCGACCATCGGCCTCGATGCGCCCTCGAAGCTCGCGGTGCGCGACTTCGTGCGCCGCGCCAACCGCGAGCGCGGCACCACCGTGCTGCTGACCACGCACGACATGCACGACATCGAGGCGCTGGCCCAGCGCGTGATCGTCATCGGCCATGGCCGCGTGCTGGCCGACAGCCCGGTCGAGGCGCTGCGCGCGCAGGTGATGGCCGAGCGCCGGCTGGTGGTCGACTTCGCGCAGGAAGCGGCGCTGCCCGAACAGGTGCAAGGCGCCACGGTGCACGCGCGGGACGGCCAGACGCTGGTGCTCGATTTCGATCCCGCGGTCACCTCGGCGCCCGCGCTGATCGCGCGCATCGCCGCTGAGCACGCGGTGGAAGACATCCGCCTCGAGGGCATGGCCATCGAGGCGGTGATCGCGCGCTTCTATGCCATGCACGGAGCGGCCGAAGCGTGA